The sequence TTGCACAAGATGCGGGTTCACTGATTGGCCGAGCAGCCGTCCGCCAAACGTCATCTCGCTGAGTGGAAAACTACTCTCCGAAAGAGCCAAGCTCTAAACAAGCCTTTTCAGACGATGCCCAATGACATTTGAGCCTTTGTTGGAACTCAGCTGTGAAGGCTGCTTTCTAGGCGAAATACAGACAAATCCATCTTGGCCCGAGTACAAATATACAATGCAATTTACAAACGTTACACGCCTGGTTAGGGCCCACGGAATGGAAAGCCTACTGGTGTTTTCACCAATACGCGAcaaagttttgtttgtgtggctgcacaTACAGCACATTAAAGTGGTGTGTACAACAATTTCAACGGCGCATAAGATATGTTATAGGTTAATACATGTATTTACATTCCACCAGCCGTGAAAGGCGCTATACGTAACAGTGGAAGCTGCAGCCGAATGCTGCCCCCTACTGGTAGTAAGGCACGACTACACCCAAAAACGTCACCTCAAAACTAACAAAAAAGACACGGagcaaaagttttttttacCCTCATAAGAAAATCTAAATTGTATTCAGACGTCATCGACGTCCAGGCAGCTCATGTACCTGCAGTGTTCTTCCATTCTAACTGATCTGTTGGCGGGGGTAATCCAGGAAGGAGACGCCGACCGAATGATCCCGCTTGAGGGGGTCTCCCCCGGCCTCGGCCCCCGCGCAGGAACCCCGCGGTGCCGTCGGGGCCCGCGGGAGGACGTAAGGTTCTCTGGGTCGCCGCCTTCTTCCCGCCCTTCCCGCCGTGGGCGTCGCCCGCCGCGACCTTTCGCCTCTGGACCCACGGAACCACAGCAGGGGCCCCCGTGTCCCCAGAGGAGCCGGGGGGCTGCTGTACCGGGTTCCGGTCTCCCAGGGGAGGGGCCTTGGGGCGCTGGGCGGGGCCCCGGGGAAACGGCCCGGGGAACCGGGGGTTGGGCCTTCTGAGCGGGTGCGTTGAACCCGAATCGGGACCGCCCCTGGTAGAACGTTCCGGGTTCCTACGCTCCTCTCCTGGACGGGCCTTCAGAGGCTGAGGCGCAGGGCTTCCCGTCGTCGGAATCCCGTCCGGCGCTCCCTCCGGGTTCGAGTCCATCGCTGACCTCCCCTGGCTCCCCAGAGCGACCACGTGaaggccccccgcccccccgcagcggggcgcccccccccctccgccgccaGCGCGCGGTGGGCCCGGCGGGACCCCTCCAGGGAGTGGAATTCCACCACGGCGCACAGGCTGCGGCCCAGCTCCCGGTGGGTCCGGGCGTGGGGCCGCAGGTCCAGGGGGACCGCCTTACCGGGGTGCAGCACGCGGACTGAGGTGACGTCGCCGTAGATGCCGAAGACCCTCAGGACGGTCTCCAGGAGTCCGGGCGGCTCTTGGGGTTCTGGGGGTTCCTGCGGGACCCTCTGGCCTGCAGGCTTGGGAGGTTCCACGCCAGCAGCAGCCTGCTGGTCGGCGCGGCGAGCAGCCACGCCGGCGGCGGTTCCACGCGACGCACCTTGGTTCCTTCGGCGTTGAGCTGTAGGAGCGGCGAGGCGTGGGCGGCGGAGGCCGTCACGCGCCAGTCTCTGGTCAGCTCCCTGATCTAAGAaaaagctataattaatgactTATTATGtatttagagctgtcaagcgattaaaatatttaatcgtgattaatcgcattaatgtcatagttaactctaattaatcgcgattaatcgcaaattctttttctatgctaaatatcccttgatttttttgtccataattcttctcattttaattctcttataaacatggtgaagtgcatcggcttgccttgtgcaaatgattttattgatattgataacaacattggcatatacactgatcaaaacaggacgatacaaaaaaagagcctatagtgcaattaaacgactggtttgaacaaatgtcatttgaacatagtcaggctactgcttctttgttttgagccaaagaaaaaaaaaaaaaatttttttttttttttataaagtaattgcgttaatcgcgcgataattttttaacgccgttaaatttggtttgcgttaacgccgttaataacgcgtttaactgacagctctagtatttatTGAAGTTTTATTTGAATGGGGATAGATACAGAAACATGGACAAGCGTGAGAGAGTCATCCGATGTTTGCATCATAGTGTTTCTAGCCAAAGCTAATTTCCGACACTCCACTtgcattatgtatttatttaagttTTATTTGAATGGGGATAGATACAGAAACACGGACAAGCGTGAGACAGTCATCCGATGTTTGCATCATAGTGTTTCTGGCCAAAGCTAATTTCCGACACTCCACTTGCATGTTCAATTATGAATATGCTTTGATTCAGTTCAGCCAttaacacaattacacacatcACCAAAAAAATCCTAATATGGGCTGTACATGATATAGCTTGAAAGGTGATTTAACATAACTTTCAAAAAGGAATCGTGTTGAATACTTATTATTGTTTGAAATGGTTCAAATGCGATTTTCATATAACCTGACACGCCTGACCTTGCTGAAAGACGTGAGGAGCTTGAGGCTCACGTAACGCAGCTTGTTCCTCTGCACGTGCTTCAGGAGGAAGCCGTCCTGGGCCAGGTGTCCTTCAGACAAGTAGTGCTCCAACTGTGAGGCGACCTTCTGCTTCAGGCTCAGCGGCTCCTCTGTGCCGCCAGTCGTATGTTCGAGTTCCTCAAATTCTCTGCACACGgatataaaaacaaataaaaaaataaaaaaggcttgTACTAAATTGCCGTCGAACATTTAGCATCGCGATGGTAGCATGTCGCTAGGtgcgttatgttttttttaaacattcttTCTTACCCATTATCACACGTAACGTGATCGCCATGGGATAACGATGTGTGCGACCGTTCTGCAAGAGAGTCCTGCCGCGGCATTGCTGGGCCTCGTCTTGTGCGGAACGGCTTCAAAGACCGGGGCTATGTTAAAATGTGAGTTTTTCTTTGATTGATTTGAGAGAAAACAACATATTCTATAGTCGTCAGTTGAGATGTCAACTGTTTCCTTGGCAGcccaaacaaacattttgaaaAGGAAGGCAGCTTCTTTTATTTTTGACATTCCGTCATTGATGTTCCCCATTTGCAAGAGACATTGCATTATGCACCCATCAGATTTGATATCTAACATTGCCGTTCGTTGCCCACTTCATAGAACACACAAGTGCAAACATAAATTATATTTTAGATGTAAAATCAATGGATTATGGTGTTCTTCTTGGCCTAGTAGGCCTACCACAAATTGAGCTCTTGATTAAAAGGTAATCTCCAACATTTCTATACCGTTCTGTAGCCTTCCGACAGACTTCTGCCACGACTgcagttacccccccccccttcccgtttACATAAAGCCTCTTTACCGTATTGTTATGGCTACAGTGCCATAAGCATGACTTCCTGTTTACAATGGAGAGTGGCATAGATGCATAAACACCCGAAATATGAAATCACTACCTCGCACGTCCCATGTATTCATTTCCCAacctttgcttgtgtgtgtgtgtacgtctgtatttatgtctatatgtatgtgtgtatctatttctgtgtgtgtgtgtgtgtgtgtgtgtgtgtgtgtgtctgtgtgtggatctatatttctgtgtgtctgtctgtattcgTGTGTATTTATGCACGTTTGTGtattcatttgtgtgtgccATGGCTTCAATCCACCCCTGCCTTGGCAGCAGTGGTCCCCAGTTAGTCATGGCTCTCGATGGCGGCTGCCACTGATTGGCCGGGGCCAGGGCTCGGTCTGCGGTGCGTTACTGAGACCCGGGCGACAGAGGCCAGTGAGTGGGTCAGCCCGGGGtgcccaccgccgccgccatggaGCCCACAGGCACCACACCAGGTAGAGGGGCCGGGTACaggcaggcatacacacacacaggtagaacgccacacacatatgtacacacacacacactctgagacaTAGAGGTACCAtggcacacatacattcacatatgtacacacatacacattcagggAAATAGAGGTACCATAGGAAATAGATATACATGCACACTggcacatatataaacacatacacacacacgcacgcacacacacacgcagacagacataaataaatacacacacacgacacgtACATACAACACAccgtctccctctgtcccccacacacagacacaaacgctcACTCCAAAAGAACATACAAACTAATCAAATTATCGTCACACGATACTTCCTGGTGTCTGAGCGTTGAGCTGACAGCTCTATGATGTTCCCGGTCTTTGGGCTGTGGGTCGTATGAGGATGGTATTTGTGATCATTAAATTCTGGGTGGAACGGGGAGGCAATGAGTCAAAGCAGAGCCAAACATGGGATTTCCAGGAAAGCCTATACTTGTCATAACGAATCTGCATTCAACAGAGCCCACCAAGTAACCGATCCACTTTCGCCCCAAAAGAAACCAATCATCGCAGTGGTTATTACAAAAAAACCCAATTATTCAACTTTATTAACATtgatgagttttttttttcagcaacATTTTTTTGTAATATTCCAGTTCTTTATCAACAAATAGAAAACAGACTGTGTATACAACAGGTCGAACCCCTACAGCACTAAGCATTCACAATTGTAAAAATGAACAGTTTAATTAACGTTTTTTGTCTTGCGCCAGTCCgttccagccccctccccctcactgtcACCCCCCCCGCATCCCTCGCCTCGTTCCTCCTCTTCCACGCCTCCAATCCCAACGCTCCAGACGCTCCATGCGGGAGCGCGACGCCAAAAGCGTGACGCCAAAAAACATGTGCAATGTGTGCGATGGCCAGGGCGTGGAGAAGGGAGCCGTCCATATCGTAGGGGGGTCGGGGGCTTGGGGTGAGGCGATGGcgttgagaggagaggggagggaatgCTCTCCCTCTGGCTTGGGACGGGCAAGCGGGCCTGTGACTATGGGAGTACAGTAGATACAACAGTGTTTTCCATTAATACACACTCCGCTTCTCTGCTCGCTTCTCTTGGCTTGGTATGTGGGCAGAGTGagtcctatttttttttcagctttttcttttaaacaatatatcttgttgcggtgtatgtatatatttatatatatatatatctatgtataattgtacatatatataatcaatcataattatatatatatagttttattTCTGTATAAAATGATAGCAGGTTAGAGTCCAAAGGgcttagtctctctctcgcgctcgctcTCTGCTAGGAATGGTCGATTCTGTACAAGTGCCGGGAATATTGGCTGCTGCGACTTCCTCGGCCCGTGTCAACCAATCCGTGGTCCTCCGGGTCCGCTTGGGTTCAACCTCCCCGAGCAAGCGGACCGGGTGATTGGGCGatcaggagaggggaggggctttaAGGGCAACAGAgatttcatttttgtgttttacCGTAATGTCCATTACCCACTGGGTTTTCAAagtctgttttcttttttactcaTAGAAGTTCTCCGATGTGGAGTATGAAGGCCTCAATGCCATTGGCGTCTGtccaaagaaataaaaaataaaagacaaaaaaaacatccccAAATCCGAAacccaaaaaacaaaaagaaacaacaaaaaataacacacaaaataacaatgtgcttTCCAGTTCTGTACACTGCTGATTTAGTCTCTTGTTAGCTGATTCGTCTCTCCCACTGTGTTTTACATCGTATAATTTAGGCTATGCTCTGTGAATTATTTGGCGctaaaaaaagatgaaaatcacccccccaaaaaaaaggcAGAAGGGGAAACGGCGACGAAGGGACTCTTTAAAGCGAACCGCAATGCCGCAGCGCTAGCAGATCCGGGGGGGCCCATCCGGGGGGGCCCCACCGGGGGGGGCCACCAGAGCAGGGAGCCAGATCAACGGCACAGCAGACCAAACCCCACAGCGGCCCGGGACTCGGCAGTTTCTCCTGTATTAGTGGCTAGGAACGTGTTAAAAATACATGTCACTTGTGCTAAATTAACCTAGAAAAAAACACCCGACCCAAAAcaaagggagagaaaaacaagAGGATGGAAATTAAAAAAATCGTAATGAGACGAATAAACAATccgaaaaacaaatacaaaaaggaTTACGAATCCATGAAAGTAAATTACCAAAAGGTCCTCGAGTTGGGACCTTTGAAGACCAAATAAAAGACAAAtgttaaaatgattaaaaaaaacagaaacgaCACAACAATGAGCTAAATAATATAGTATGTCATAATGAGATTTTTTTATAATAGTGATATTAAAAATATCATCAGCAAGAACAAAGGTAAATAAAAGTAAGAGAGAATCATCTCTTAGTGCTACCAGTAGCCTTGACAATCAAGAAGGTTTTGGCGTTTCGAAGGCACGGGCGAAGCAAAGCCGCCACTCTGGGGGCGTGGCCTTGAGGGCGTGGCTCAGAGGGCGTGGACACATGCGTGGATAGAGTGTTGTCGTCATCGTACCGCTCTCTCTGGGGTGACGTGTTGTCCTTCTTTTGTTTATTCACTTtgcgttgtttgtttgtgtgtttattccaaaaccacacacacactgtgcggTCAATCCAGAAACGGGACTCCTTGTgattggctctctctctctctctctctctctcttggcgtcagggggagggggaaagggtagtcagggggtgtagggggggtgTTTGGCTAGGAGAGGGTAGTGGGTGGGGGTCCAATTGGCACACTCCTGAGAGGTAAGGGGGGTGGAAGGGGTCAGGCGGAGGCGGGTGGAGGGTGGACGAGGagcgggtggtggtggaggtggaggtggaggtgggagggctGGCTTGGCGGGGGCTGGAAGTGGTTACGTTGCATAGTGGTCAAAGCTGCCCAGGTACTCCAACGCCGCCCCGGTAGCACAACTGGTACTGGtcctggagagaggaagaggatcaGTAAAACCATCAGGGTGCGGTTGGTCGAGCTGCATCACATGGGGCGTGGGGATTACCGCCTCTGTCCCATCGCCATCGTTTATTTTTATGACGTTTATGGATTTTCCCCCCGTGCTTCCATATGCGTGCGTCCGCCCCCGTTGTGACTAAACACGTCGGCATGAATGTGGAAACCTCTGTAAACACTCGGGAGGACTTGTGTACGTCTGTCCCATGCGTACTGGAGCGTCGTATTGACTTTAACACTTTTCCGTCAGCGCTACGGCGTCTGGCACGTCACGGGCCGGCCCAACACTGGCACAACCCAAAGGAACCCCATCTGGATCTCTTCTTCAATTAAACGCAAAAAATTAATCACACATTTCCCCCCTGAAGAAAACGCAGATTTGACAATGTGTCGGTAACCATGGAATCATTCTTTGACTCACTGGAGCACATGGGCTGTCCTGTTACAAATAAACCGATATTGGTTTAAGCCCTCTTAAGAGTCATTCAAACCAGATGAAGGGTTGGAGCCCTCACGGTTGAATTCACGCAGAGTGGGTCATCGCTGTTTGTTATtatgtgcgtctctgtgtgtgtgtgcccgtgtgcgtcgtgcgtgggtgtgttagtgtgtgaatgtgcgtgtgattgtgatcgtgtgtgtaatgatcgtatgtgtatgtgtgcaatgatcgtgtgtgtgtaaatttgCGTGTGTaatgatcgtgtgtgtgtgtgtgtatgtgtgtgtaaatgtgtttgtgtaatgatcgcatgtgtgtgtgtatgatcgcgtgtgtgtgagtgtgtgtgtgtgtgtgtgtgtgtgtgtggagtgtgtgtgaatgtgagtgtgagattgcgattgtgtgtgagattgtaatagtgtgtgtgtgagattgtgatcgtgtgtgtgtatgagatgaTGATCGTGTGTGGTGTTTACCTCTGTCTGCACCATGGCAGGCACGCTGGGTGCGAAGTGTCTTCAACCGTCTGGAAGAGGTCCACCACGCCCTCGTACCTCATCCTCTCCAGCACGATGCTCAGAGTGATGAACACCCCGGTCCCGGCCCACGcccgcactgacacacacacacacacacacacacacacacacacacacacacaccacacacacacacacacacacacacacacaccacacacacacacacacacacacacacacacacacacacacacacacacacacacagagagagaggaaaagggtcAGTTAACGTGGA is a genomic window of Gadus morhua chromosome 8, gadMor3.0, whole genome shotgun sequence containing:
- the LOC115549563 gene encoding LOW QUALITY PROTEIN: la-related protein 6 (The sequence of the model RefSeq protein was modified relative to this genomic sequence to represent the inferred CDS: deleted 2 bases in 1 codon), with the protein product MPRQDSLAERSHTSLSHGDHVTCDNGEFEELEHTTGGTEEPLSLKQKVASQLEHYLSEGHLAQDGFLLKHVQRNKLRYVSLKLLTSFSKIRELTRDWRVTASAAHASPLLQLNAEGTKVRRVEPPPAWLLAAPTSRLLLAWNLPSLQARGSRRNPQNPKSPGLLETVLRVFGIYGDVTSVRVLHPGKAVPLDLRPHARTHRELGRSLCAVVEFHSLEGSRRAHRALAAEGGGRPAAGGRGAFTWSLWGARGGQRWTRTRRERRTGFRRREALRLSL